One Vigna unguiculata cultivar IT97K-499-35 chromosome 11, ASM411807v1, whole genome shotgun sequence DNA window includes the following coding sequences:
- the LOC114168156 gene encoding tricyclene synthase EBOS, chloroplastic-like, with translation MTLVNPKFLNSSFLPHLTFPKPLKPLLLPNLLQRRIIFPCFNATTTNVNVSERKSANFQPNLWTYDFLQSLKHAYADTRYEDRAKILQEEVRRMIKDESSDIWHKLELINDVKRLGLSYHYDKEISEALLWFQSSARFNATIVNRSLHETALCFRLLREYGYDVNADIFERFKEENGNFKASLVSDVKGMLSLYEASFFGYEGEEILDEAMVFSSFHLRVVLNKGESSNMVLEEVNHALELPLHHRTQRLEARWYIESYTKRTDSNRLLLEAAKLDFNVVQSTLQNDLQQMSRWWRGMGLASKLSFSRDRLMECFFWTVGMDFEPQFSDLRKGLTKVTSLITTIDDVYDVYGTLDELELFTAAVESWDVKAVQVLPDYMKICFLALYNTVNEFAYDALKEHDQDILPYLTKAWSDMLKAFLQEAKWSRDTQFPRFNDYLNNAWVSVSGVVILTHAYFLLNHNITKEALESLHNYHSLLQKSSIIFRLCNDLGTSKAELERGEAANSMVCYMRESGASEDGAYKHIHSLLNETWKKMNKDRVSESPFPKAFVETAMNLGRISQCTYQYGDGHGAPDSTAKSRIRSLIIEPIALYGMDAFPQVIY, from the exons ATGACTCTTGTGAATCCCAAGTTCCTCAATTCCTCTTTTCTTCCACATCTCACCTTTCCCAAACCTCTCAAACCACTACTTCTTCCTAATCTTCTCCAACGTAGGATAATCTTCCCTTGCTTCAACGCAACCACCACAAACGTTAATGTTTCCGAAAGAAAATCTGCAAACTTCCAACCCAACCTCTGGACTTACGACTTTCTGCAGTCCTTGAAGCATGCCTACGCT GATACAAGATATGAGGACAGGGCCAAAATACTGCAGGAGGAAGTGAGGAGAATGATAAAGGATGAAAGTTCAGATATATGGCACAAACTTGAACTCATTAACGATGTGAAACGCTTGGGCTTGAGTTACCATTATGACAAGGAGATATCAGAAGCCCTTCTTTGGTTTCAATCTTCTGCAAGATTTAATGCCACAATCGTTAACAGAAGTTTGCATGAAACTGCTCTGTGCTTCAGGCTTCTCAGAGAATATGGCTATGATGTCAATGCAG ATATATTTGAGAGGTTTAAGGAGGAGAATGGTAATTTTAAGGCAAGCCTTGTGAGTGATGTGAAGGGAATGTTGAGTCTGTACGAGGCATCGTTTTTTGGGTACGAAGGAGAGGAGATTTTGGATGAGGCCATGGTGTTCTCTAGCTTCCATCTTAGGGTTGTCCTCAACAAAGGTGAAAGCAGTAACATGGTTTTGGAAGAAGTGAATCATGCATTGGAGCTTCCACTCCATCACAGAACCCAAAGACTGGAAGCAAGGTGGTATATTGAATCTTATACTAAAAGAACAGACTCAAATCGACTGCTGCTTGAAGCAGCAAAACTTGATTTCAATGTTGTGCAGTCAACACTGCAAAATGATCTCCAACAAATGTCAAG GTGGTGGAGGGGAATGGGACTGGCCTCAAAGTTAAGTTTCAGCCGAGACAGACTAATGGAATGCTTTTTTTGGACGGTTGGAATGGACTTCGAGCCTCAGTTCAGTGACCTTCGCAAAGGGTTAACGAAAGTTACTTCCTTAATAACTACAATCGATGACGTTTATGATGTCTATGGCACCTTAGATGAATTAGAACTTTTCACTGCAGCGGTGGAAAG TTGGGATGTTAAAGCAGTTCAAGTTCTCCCTGATTATATGAAGATATGTTTTCTGGCACTGTACAACACTGTCAACGAATTTGCCTATGATGCACTTAAAGAACACGACCAAGATATCCTACCCTACCTTACCAAAGCA TGGTCTGATATGTTGAAAGCATTCCTACAAGAAGCCAAATGGAGTCGTGACACACAGTTTCCAAGATTCAATGATTATCTCAACAATGCATGGGTCTCGGTCTCCGGGGTAGTTATACTCACCCATGCATATTTCTTGCTAAACCACAACATTACAAAAGAGGCGCTTGAATCCTTGCACAATTACCACTCCCTGTTACAGAAATCATCCATTATTTTTCGACTTTGTAATGATTTGGGTACATCAAAG GCAGAGTTAGAAAGAGGTGAAGCAGCAAACTCCATGGTATGTTACATGCGAGAAAGTGGTGCTAGTGAAGATGGTGCTTACAAGCACATCCATAGTTTGCTAAATGAAACgtggaagaagatgaacaaaGATAGAGTGTCAGAGTCTCCATTCCCAAAAGCTTTCGTAGAGACAGCTATGAACCTTGGAAGAATTTCTCAGTGCACATATCAGTATGGTGATGGACATGGAGCCCCCGACAGCACTGCCAAGAGCCGCATACGATCCTTGATAATTGAACCCATTGCACTCTACGGGATGGATGCATTTCCACAAGTTATTTATTAA
- the LOC114170369 gene encoding uncharacterized protein LOC114170369 — MPKKIEYRRASPTLGLTQIFNLFSPYGLVRPSSILMGQKQIELVDSLKEGLVSNCLISSPSGTSVNPGCERGGKYRKYKCDAEPSLSGTRKCDCPFRLRGRLISQGEGWVLNVKCGYHNHDVSSTLVGHPYAGRLKSTEQSLLVDMTKSQVKPANILLTLKEKDDCNVTTLKQVYNARYRYKRSIRGSRTELQQLMLMLERDHYIHFSRCLDESDVAKCKMLVNSVDAWDVVLQAWENVMDCEDELKFNECVHRLELVCQPWPVFFEYVNDSWIIPYKKFFVKAWTNKVMHLGNTTSNRVESAHWSLKKVLGSSMGDLCSCWDGIHNVIILQHNEIKASFERSLNLISDSYKALSYRRLVGNISRCALELLAPELERVKKIGFDSSRCGCILRQTYGLPCACELARYDHGIIPLQEIHVMWTRLSFSNVSSSQFEGQLSIQREVDLLLNLFKEVDIAGKVTIKHKLLDIVCPSMTSMLPPPSKVKTKGAAKSHRSKKSTKRDPSYFEHVDAFIESSRQDTCVAKTEKKLKSKRVIEEKVIPMLEQFNLVFHPYILDVVDVVADGHCGYRCITALLGMGEELWPLIRHDLYKELSQWRDEYATLVGGYDRLEELRKSLLVHSPSGANRDKWMTIPDMGYAIANRYNVILVYLSSVQNLTIFPLRTSPPISQSQHRLICIGHVYSSHFVQVRLQEGCPLPTVDIISSSNCYPKAKGWASFYRDRMQAFLDLHVVDRSYVDLMED; from the exons ATGCCGAAAAAAATTGAATACCGGCGGGCCAGCCCAACTTTGGGACTTACTCAAATTTTTAACCTGTTTTCTCCATACGGGCTAGTCCGGCCCAGTTCAATTTTGATGGGTCAAAAACAAATTGAGCTG GTTGATTCTTTGAAGGAAGGTCTTGTGAGTAACTGCCTTATCTCCTCTCCAAGTGGTACTTCCGTCAATCCAG GTTGTGAAAGAGgtggaaaatatagaaaatacaagTGTGATGCAGAACCCAGTTTATCTGGgacaagaaaatgtgattgtccCTTTAGATTGAGAGGGAGACTCATCTCTCAAGGGGAGGGATGGGTGTTGAACGTAAAATGTGGTTACCATAATCACGATGTCTCTTCTACTCTAGTTGGTCACCCCTATGCGGGTAGGTTGAAGTCTACTGAACAGTCGTTGCTTGTTGATATGACCAAAAGTCAAGTCAAACCTGCAAATATACTTCTCACTctgaaagaaaaagatgattgtAATGTTACAACTCTGAAGCAAGTGTATAATGCAAGATATAGGTACAAACGTTCAATAAGAGGTTCAAGAACTGAGTTACAACAGTTAATGTTGATGTTGGAACGTGATCACTACATCCATTTTAGTAGATGTCTTGATGAATCTGATGTG GCAAAGTGCAAAATGTTAGTAAATTCTGTTGATGCATGGGATGTTGTATTGCAAGCTTGGGAGAATGTCATGGACtgtgaagatgaattaaagttCAACGAGTGTGTTCATCGTCTTGAGCTTGTTTGCCAGCCATGGCCTGTATTCTTTGAATATGTTAACGACTCGTGGATCATTCCTTATAAGAAATTCTTTGTGAAGGCATGGACGAACAAAGTTATGCATTTGGGGAATACAACATCAAACAG GGTTGAGTCTGCTCACTGGAGTCTGAAGAAAGTTCTTGGAAGTAGTATGGGAGACCTTTGTTCGTGTTGGGATGGAATTCACAACGTTATTATCTTGCAACACAACGAAATTAAGGCATCTTTTGAAAGAAGTTTAAATCTGATCAGTGACTCTTACAAGGCATTGAGTTATAGAAGATTAGTGGGAAATATTTCTAGATGTGCCTTAGAACTCCTTGCTCCAGAGTTGGAAAGAGTAAAAAAGATTGGATTCGATAGTAGTCGTTGTGGCTGCATTCTCAGACAAACTTATGGTCTACCATGTGCGTGTGAATTAGCACGATATGATCATGGGATTATTCCTCTCCAAGAAATTCATGTGATGTGGACTAGGTTGAGCTTCTCCAATGTCTCGTCTTCACAATTTGAAGGGCAATTATCTATTCAGAGGGAAGTTGATCTACTGcttaatcttttcaaagaagttgATATTGCAGGAAAAGTgaccataaaacataaattactcgACATAGTTTGCCCTTCTATGACATCGATGTTACCACCACCAAGTAAAGTTAAGACGAAAGGTGCAGCTAAGAGTCATAGATCAAAGAAGTCAACCAAACGTGATCCCTCCTATTTTGAGCATGTGGACGCCTTCATTGAGTCCTCAAGACAAGACACATGTGttgcaaaaacagaaaaaaagctGAAGAGCAAACGTGTAATTGAAGAGAAAGTAATACCCATGCTAGAACAGTTCAATCTTGTTTTTCATCCTTATATACTCGATGTTGTCGATGTTGTTGCGGACGGTCATTGTGGATATAGATGCATTACTGCATTGTTGGGTATGGGTGAAGAGTTGTGGCCTCTAATCAGACATGATCTATACAAAGAACTTAGTCAATGGCGAGATGAATATGCAACATTAGTTGGAGGCTATGATCGTCTGGAAGAACTGAGAAAGTCTTTGCTAGTTCACTCACCATCAGGG GCTAATCGAGACAAGTGGATGACTATACCAGACATGGGGTATGCGATTGCTAATCGGTATAATGTAATCCTCGTCTACTTGTCGTCAGTTCAGAATTTGACGATATTCCCACTTCGTACATCCCCACCTATTTCGCAAAGTCAACATCGACTAATTTGTATTGGACATGTTTACAGTTCTCATTTTGTGCag GTTCGTCTACAAGAAGGTTGTCCATTACCAACAGTGGATATCATATCATCTAGCAATTGTTACCCAAAGGCAAAAGGCTGGGCATCATTTTATAGAGATAGGATGCAAGCATTCCTAGATTTACACGTAGTGGATCGTAGTTATGTAGATCTCATGGAAGACTGA
- the LOC114170370 gene encoding protein MAIN-LIKE 1-like, which yields MVRTRGNLSRRGSNDAPESSKQGGTRKRPIASARRRGQHEANVVEDDIVENEVSDVPREDEQGIDNDGGGFPGGPYDTSLLTRYQDHVARMIWDGQDRVVKVVSHIKKVKKLGRPHPSVAPFVLASGLSPLCDILYEYIDLGLVLGFVERWHPETNTFHLPIGEMTITLDDVWSLLHLSISGNFCSTENLEYEESDLAG from the exons ATGGTTAGGACACGAGGAAATTTATCTAGACGCGGTTCAAATGATGCACCAGAGAGTTCCAAACAGGGTGGTACACGGAAGAGACCCATAGCTTCGGCTCGTAGAAGGGGTCAGCATGAGGCTAATGTGGTTGAGGATGATATTGTTGAGAATGAGGTTTCTGACGTTCCTCGGGAGGACGAGCAGGGCATTGATAACGATGGTGGAGGATTTCCTGGTGGTCCATATGATACATCTTTATTGACCCGGTACCAGGATCATGTTGCACGCATGATATGGGATGGTCAG GATCGAGTTGTGAAAGTGGTCTCTCATATTAAAAAGGTGAAGAAATTAGGACGTCCTCATCCTTCTGTTGCACCTTTTGTGTTAGCTTCTGGATTATCGCCTCTGTgcgatattttatatgaatatatcgATCTTGGGTTAGTATTGGGTTTCGTGGAGAGATGGCATCCCGAGACTAATACTTTTCATCTACCCATTGGGGAGATGACCATCACTTTGGATGACGTATGGTCACTTCTCCATCTTTCCATCAGTGGAAACTTTTGCTCCACTGAAAATCTTGAATATGAAGA GTCCGACTTAGCTGGTTGA